One genomic window of Bacteroidales bacterium includes the following:
- a CDS encoding 5'-nucleotidase, lipoprotein e(P4) family encodes MKKIIILSIAALFFWTSCCEEKKENVEETIIKDSVDTTLKSEHLVMATLWFQKSAEMQAIYYQNFKFAKMMLDEKMKENRFKIKKKKPKAIITDIDETILDNSPYNAGLIEKGTSYNKESWAIWVNEKRAKALPGALDFCNYAKEKGVEIFYVSNRSADRIDATVENMIDEGFPFADKEHMYLKTETSNKTDRRNNILENYDVILLLGDNLRDFDEIFGNRGEDFGFNVVDKNKDKFGTNFIVFPNPIYGEWEKAVYKGDFSISDEDKRKMRVDALDK; translated from the coding sequence ATGAAGAAAATAATAATATTAAGTATTGCAGCACTTTTCTTTTGGACATCATGTTGCGAAGAAAAAAAAGAAAATGTTGAAGAAACAATCATAAAAGATTCTGTTGATACAACATTAAAATCAGAGCATTTAGTTATGGCAACTTTATGGTTTCAGAAATCAGCAGAAATGCAAGCAATTTACTATCAAAATTTTAAGTTTGCAAAAATGATGCTTGATGAAAAAATGAAAGAGAACAGGTTTAAAATTAAAAAAAAGAAACCAAAAGCAATTATTACTGATATTGATGAAACAATTTTGGATAACAGCCCATACAATGCCGGATTAATTGAAAAAGGAACATCATATAACAAAGAATCTTGGGCGATATGGGTTAATGAGAAAAGGGCTAAAGCCCTGCCCGGAGCACTTGACTTTTGTAATTATGCCAAAGAAAAAGGTGTAGAGATTTTCTATGTTTCTAACCGCAGTGCCGACAGAATTGATGCTACTGTTGAGAACATGATAGATGAAGGCTTCCCTTTTGCAGATAAAGAACATATGTATTTGAAGACTGAAACATCAAATAAAACTGACAGAAGAAATAATATTCTTGAGAACTATGATGTTATTTTACTTCTCGGCGATAACTTAAGAGACTTTGATGAAATCTTCGGTAACAGAGGAGAGGATTTCGGGTTCAATGTTGTTGACAAAAATAAAGACAAGTTCGGAACAAATTTCATCGTTTTTCCTAATCCGATTTACGGCGAGTGGGAAAAAGCAGTTTATAAGGGTGATTTCAGCATATCTGATGAGGATAAAAGAAAGATGAGGGTTGA
- a CDS encoding nucleotidyltransferase domain-containing protein, with product MKNIPEKTQYLHKICKKYNIIKLYLFGSFAKNTSTEGSDIDFLVTFGDVDLYNYFDNFLNVKNELEKLYERTVDLVEEKTIKN from the coding sequence ATGAAAAATATACCTGAAAAAACACAATATTTGCACAAAATCTGTAAAAAATACAATATTATTAAACTATATCTTTTTGGTTCTTTTGCAAAAAATACTTCTACAGAAGGTAGTGATATTGATTTTTTAGTTACTTTTGGAGATGTTGATCTATATAATTATTTTGATAATTTTTTAAATGTAAAAAATGAATTAGAAAAATTATATGAAAGAACGGTTGATTTAGTAGAAGAAAAGACAATTAAAAATTAA
- the dtd gene encoding D-tyrosyl-tRNA(Tyr) deacylase, with protein sequence MRVVIQRVSGSFVNIKGNVKSNIGKGLLILAGFENEDTEEDLLWMSKKIAALRIFDDNEGVMNLSVTDIGGEILLISQFTLHAKTKKGNRPSYIKAAKPDIAVPLYEKFVSILSKDAKTNVKTGEFGAEMQVSLINDGPVTIIIDTKNKE encoded by the coding sequence ATGAGAGTAGTAATACAAAGAGTCAGCGGAAGTTTTGTAAACATTAAAGGAAATGTAAAATCAAATATAGGTAAAGGATTATTAATACTTGCCGGATTTGAAAATGAAGATACAGAAGAAGATCTGTTATGGATGAGTAAAAAAATTGCAGCATTACGAATTTTTGATGACAATGAAGGTGTAATGAACTTATCTGTTACTGATATTGGAGGAGAAATTCTGCTTATTAGTCAGTTTACTTTACATGCAAAAACCAAAAAAGGTAACAGACCGTCATATATTAAAGCTGCAAAACCGGATATTGCCGTGCCTTTATATGAAAAATTTGTCAGTATATTATCAAAAGATGCAAAAACAAATGTTAAAACCGGAGAGTTTGGAGCAGAAATGCAGGTTTCATTGATAAATGACGGGCCTGTTACAATAATTATTGATACTAAAAATAAAGAATAA
- a CDS encoding aspartate-semialdehyde dehydrogenase, producing MKVAVVGATGLVGSIMLKVLEERKFPVSELILCASERSVGKKIIFNNKSYKVIGISDAIIKKSDIALFSAGSSTSLKYAPLFADGGTYVIDNSSAWRMHHNKKLIVPEINASLLNHEDKIIANPNCSTIQLLLAVAPLHKRYKIKRLVVSTYQSVTGTGVKALNQLHDEEKGTEGEKAYPYQIYRNCLPHCDDFSDNGYTKEELKIVNETHKILDPEIKVTVTAVRVPVEGAHSEAVNIEFENDFEISDIRNILDKAIGISVQDDIENNVYPMPISAEGKDDVFVGRIRRDFSNPKSLNIWVVSDNLRKGAATNAVQIAEYVTESFF from the coding sequence ATGAAAGTAGCTGTAGTTGGTGCAACGGGATTGGTAGGCTCAATAATGTTGAAAGTATTGGAAGAAAGAAAATTTCCGGTATCAGAATTAATTCTTTGTGCTTCTGAAAGATCTGTAGGAAAAAAGATCATTTTTAATAATAAATCTTATAAAGTAATCGGTATTTCTGATGCAATCATCAAAAAATCGGATATAGCATTGTTTTCCGCCGGCAGCAGTACATCATTAAAGTATGCTCCTTTGTTTGCAGATGGCGGAACTTATGTTATTGATAATTCTTCAGCTTGGCGAATGCATCATAATAAAAAACTTATCGTTCCGGAGATTAATGCTTCATTATTAAATCATGAAGATAAAATTATTGCAAATCCTAATTGTTCTACTATACAGTTGTTATTGGCTGTTGCTCCTTTACATAAAAGATATAAAATAAAACGACTCGTGGTTTCAACCTATCAGTCGGTTACCGGTACCGGAGTTAAAGCTTTAAACCAACTTCACGATGAAGAAAAAGGAACAGAGGGAGAAAAAGCATATCCTTATCAAATTTACAGGAACTGTTTGCCCCATTGTGATGATTTTTCTGATAACGGATATACAAAAGAAGAGCTGAAAATCGTAAACGAAACTCATAAAATTCTTGATCCTGAAATTAAGGTTACGGTTACAGCTGTAAGAGTACCGGTAGAAGGGGCTCATTCAGAGGCAGTAAACATTGAGTTTGAAAATGATTTTGAGATATCAGACATTAGAAATATCCTTGACAAAGCAATAGGTATAAGCGTTCAAGATGATATTGAAAATAATGTATATCCGATGCCGATTTCTGCAGAAGGAAAAGATGATGTATTTGTAGGAAGAATAAGGCGAGACTTTTCTAATCCTAAGAGCCTTAACATTTGGGTTGTATCAGATAATTTAAGAAAGGGAGCGGCTACAAATGCTGTTCAGATTGCTGAGTATGTTACAGAAAGTTTTTTTTAG